Proteins encoded within one genomic window of Tidjanibacter massiliensis:
- a CDS encoding thiamine phosphate synthase, which yields MFGVQFITHHTDTITYLDSVRIALEGGCRWIQLRMKEASDTQAEEVARQALALCRAAGAVFIIDDRVELAGRLHADGVHLGKADMPVREARRLLGPGFRIGGTANTFEDVRIHYEGGADYIGCGPFRYTTTKQKLAPILGLEGYRAITARMREEGIDLPVVGIGGVTAEDMSALAGAGLSGIALSGSVLRAADPVGEMRRVMQIAKQVSDNYGRQNQN from the coding sequence ATGTTCGGCGTACAGTTCATCACACATCATACCGATACCATCACGTACCTCGACTCCGTGCGTATTGCACTGGAGGGAGGATGCCGCTGGATACAGTTGCGCATGAAGGAGGCGTCCGACACGCAAGCGGAGGAGGTCGCCCGTCAGGCGCTGGCCCTGTGCCGTGCTGCCGGAGCGGTATTCATCATCGACGACCGCGTGGAGCTGGCCGGCAGACTGCATGCCGACGGCGTGCATCTCGGCAAGGCGGACATGCCGGTAAGGGAGGCCCGGCGCCTGCTCGGGCCGGGGTTCCGTATCGGAGGAACGGCCAATACGTTCGAGGATGTCCGTATCCATTACGAGGGGGGCGCCGACTATATCGGCTGCGGCCCGTTCCGCTACACCACGACCAAACAGAAACTCGCCCCCATTCTGGGGCTCGAAGGGTACCGGGCCATAACCGCTCGTATGCGGGAGGAGGGCATCGACCTGCCCGTGGTGGGCATCGGCGGTGTGACGGCCGAGGATATGTCTGCCCTGGCCGGAGCCGGACTCAGCGGTATTGCGCTCAGCGGGAGCGTATTGCGTGCCGCAGACCCGGTGGGCGAGATGCGGAGGGTCATGCAGATTGCGAAACAAGTTTCAGATAACTATGGAAGACAAAATCAAAATTAA
- the thiC gene encoding phosphomethylpyrimidine synthase ThiC: protein MEDKIKINYPDSEKVYMPGSLYPELRVGMRRVRLTPTVVVKDGEKVLTENPPVYIYDTSGAYSDPSVPIDLRKGLPRLREEWIRKREVERLPGITSEYGRARLADRSLDHLRFEHIQLPYRAKEGCQVTQMYYAKQGIITPEMEYVAIRENMNCRELGIDSYITPEFVRQEIAAGRAALPANINHPEAEPMIIGSRFLVKINTNIGNSATSSTIEEEVEKAVWSCKWGGDTLMDLSTGDNIHETREWIIRNCPVPVGTVPMYQAMEKVKGRAEDLTWELFRDTLIEQCEQGVDYFTIHCGIRLRNIHYANDRLCGMVSRGGSIISQWCKAHNRESFLYEHFDDICDICARYDVALSLGDGLRPGAIRDANDRAQFAELDTMGELVERAWAKNVQAFIEGPGHVPMHKIRENMDRQIEKCHGAPFYTLGPLVTDIAPGYDHITSAIGAALIGWYGTAMLCYVTPKEHLALPQKEDVRVGVVTYKIAAHAADLAKGHPGADVRDNALSKARYEFRWKDQFNLSLDPERALHYYREANHLNGKYCTMCGPHFCAMRISQQLRDCDYTAGGEDDGISGQQ, encoded by the coding sequence ATGGAAGACAAAATCAAAATTAACTACCCCGATTCCGAAAAGGTCTATATGCCTGGCTCCCTCTATCCGGAGCTGCGCGTGGGGATGCGGCGTGTGCGGCTGACGCCCACAGTGGTCGTGAAGGACGGGGAGAAGGTACTTACGGAGAATCCTCCGGTGTACATCTACGATACCAGCGGGGCATACAGCGACCCGTCTGTGCCGATAGACCTGCGCAAGGGGCTGCCCCGGCTGCGGGAGGAGTGGATACGGAAGCGGGAGGTGGAACGGCTCCCCGGCATCACTTCCGAATACGGCCGGGCACGGCTCGCCGACCGGAGCCTCGACCATCTGCGTTTCGAGCACATACAGCTTCCTTACCGGGCCAAGGAGGGGTGTCAGGTGACGCAGATGTATTATGCCAAACAGGGTATCATTACCCCGGAGATGGAGTATGTGGCTATCCGCGAGAACATGAACTGCCGCGAGCTGGGCATCGACTCCTACATCACGCCGGAGTTCGTCCGACAGGAAATCGCCGCAGGACGGGCGGCGCTGCCGGCCAACATCAACCATCCCGAGGCCGAGCCGATGATAATCGGTTCCCGTTTCCTGGTCAAAATCAACACCAACATCGGCAATTCCGCCACTTCGTCCACCATCGAGGAGGAGGTGGAGAAGGCCGTGTGGAGCTGCAAGTGGGGCGGCGATACGCTGATGGACCTCTCCACGGGCGACAACATCCACGAGACGCGCGAATGGATAATCCGCAACTGTCCCGTGCCGGTCGGGACGGTGCCGATGTATCAGGCTATGGAGAAGGTGAAGGGCCGTGCCGAGGATTTGACGTGGGAGCTTTTCCGCGACACCCTGATAGAGCAGTGCGAGCAGGGGGTGGACTACTTCACCATTCACTGCGGCATCCGGCTGAGGAATATTCACTACGCCAACGACCGCCTGTGCGGCATGGTCAGCCGCGGAGGCAGCATCATTTCGCAGTGGTGCAAGGCGCACAACCGGGAGAGCTTCCTCTATGAACATTTCGATGATATCTGCGACATTTGTGCGCGGTATGACGTGGCGCTGTCGCTCGGCGACGGTCTGCGTCCGGGAGCCATCCGCGACGCCAATGACCGGGCGCAGTTCGCCGAGCTCGATACCATGGGCGAGCTGGTCGAGCGGGCCTGGGCGAAAAACGTGCAGGCCTTCATCGAAGGGCCGGGGCACGTTCCCATGCACAAGATACGGGAGAACATGGATCGTCAAATAGAGAAATGTCACGGCGCCCCCTTCTATACGCTCGGGCCGCTGGTGACGGACATAGCACCTGGCTACGACCATATCACGAGCGCTATCGGCGCCGCGCTGATAGGGTGGTACGGGACGGCCATGCTCTGCTACGTAACCCCTAAGGAGCACCTCGCCCTGCCGCAGAAGGAGGACGTGCGCGTAGGGGTGGTGACCTACAAGATAGCCGCCCATGCGGCCGACCTCGCCAAAGGGCATCCGGGAGCCGACGTGCGCGACAATGCCCTGAGCAAGGCGCGTTACGAATTCCGCTGGAAAGACCAGTTCAACCTGAGTCTCGACCCGGAACGCGCGCTGCACTATTACCGCGAGGCAAACCACCTCAACGGCAAGTACTGCACCATGTGCGGGCCGCATTTCTGCGCCATGCGCATCAGCCAGCAGCTCCGCGACTGCGATTACACGGCAGGCGGGGAGGACGACGGTATCAGTGGACAGCAATAA
- a CDS encoding sulfide-dependent adenosine diphosphate thiazole synthase, with product MIETKVSQGIVSTYFDKLQKNLELDVAIVGGGPSGIVAAYYLAKAGLRVAQFDRKLAPGGGMWGGAMMFNQIVIQEEAMDIVREFGINYAPFGEGLYVMDSVESTSALLYHAVHAGATVFNCYSVEDVVYKENRVSGVVVNWTPVLREGLHVDPLNILARVVIDGTGHDSEIAATVARKNGARLNTETGGVVGERSLDVTAGEDEVVKGTKEIYPGLYVCGMAASAVSGTPRMGPIFGGMLMSGKKVADEIIARLKK from the coding sequence ATGATTGAGACGAAAGTATCGCAGGGAATCGTAAGTACCTATTTCGACAAGCTCCAGAAAAATCTGGAATTGGACGTAGCCATCGTGGGCGGCGGGCCTTCGGGTATCGTGGCGGCCTACTACCTCGCCAAGGCGGGGCTTCGGGTGGCGCAGTTCGACCGTAAACTCGCTCCCGGCGGAGGCATGTGGGGCGGCGCCATGATGTTCAACCAAATAGTGATTCAGGAGGAGGCGATGGATATCGTGCGCGAGTTTGGGATAAATTATGCCCCCTTCGGTGAAGGACTTTACGTGATGGATTCGGTGGAGAGCACTTCGGCGCTCCTTTATCATGCGGTACATGCCGGAGCGACCGTATTCAACTGCTATTCGGTGGAAGACGTGGTCTATAAGGAGAACCGCGTGAGCGGTGTCGTGGTGAACTGGACGCCGGTGCTGCGCGAAGGGCTGCATGTGGACCCGCTCAACATCCTGGCCAGGGTGGTCATCGACGGTACGGGGCACGACAGCGAAATAGCTGCCACGGTAGCCCGCAAGAACGGCGCGCGGCTCAATACCGAAACGGGGGGCGTCGTAGGCGAACGTTCGCTCGACGTGACCGCCGGCGAGGATGAAGTGGTGAAGGGTACCAAGGAGATCTACCCCGGACTTTATGTGTGCGGCATGGCCGCTTCGGCGGTTTCCGGTACGCCCCGCATGGGGCCGATATTCGGCGGGATGCTCATGTCGGGCAAAAAGGTGGCCGACGAGATAATCGCCCGTCTGAAAAAGTGA
- a CDS encoding thiamine phosphate synthase, protein MKLIVITSPEFLPGETELMQAMLEEGLDRIHLRKPGCTAAELAALIERFPAPFRPRITLHDHFPLQRTYGLGGVHLNGRNPDLPDGYRGTVSRSCHSLEEVAAHRTATDYLFLSPVFDSISKQGYRSAFPPAALREAAAAGIIDEKVLALGGVSEANLPEVRDYGFGGAALLGDIWARFRSPADTAEVLRHFRRLLQAAR, encoded by the coding sequence ATGAAACTGATAGTCATCACCTCCCCCGAATTTCTTCCGGGCGAAACGGAACTCATGCAGGCCATGCTCGAAGAGGGGCTCGACCGGATACACCTGCGCAAGCCGGGATGCACGGCCGCCGAGCTCGCCGCACTGATAGAACGGTTCCCTGCCCCCTTCCGCCCCCGCATCACCCTGCACGACCACTTTCCCCTCCAGCGCACCTACGGCTTGGGCGGCGTACACCTCAACGGCCGCAATCCCGACCTGCCCGACGGCTACCGCGGCACGGTCAGCCGGTCGTGCCACTCGCTCGAAGAGGTGGCCGCACACCGCACGGCGACGGACTATCTCTTCCTGAGCCCCGTCTTCGACAGCATCTCGAAACAGGGGTACCGCTCCGCCTTCCCGCCCGCAGCGCTGCGCGAAGCGGCTGCCGCGGGAATTATCGACGAAAAGGTGCTGGCTCTCGGAGGTGTATCGGAAGCGAATCTGCCGGAGGTGCGCGATTACGGTTTCGGAGGCGCCGCCCTCCTCGGCGACATCTGGGCACGCTTCCGCTCGCCGGCCGACACCGCAGAGGTACTCCGCCACTTCAGACGCCTGCTGCAAGCCGCCCGCTGA
- the thiD gene encoding bifunctional hydroxymethylpyrimidine kinase/phosphomethylpyrimidine kinase: MNTPPVILAIAGSDPSGGAGIQADIKTVSALGGYAAAAVTAITVQNTRGVAQVEYLSPETVGRQCGAVIEDLSPDAVKIGMTGTPAIISAIAEVLERYGCRNVVFDPVALSTSGKILTQPDALETACNRLFPLCRVVTPNLPEASLLTGEPITDEEEMRRAARLLHERYGCAFLIKGGHLGADRPTDILYDGRMYAYTADRIETSNLHGTGCTLSSAIATLLGRGLPLETAVGRAKEYVTAAIEAARTLQIGRGNGPLWHFPGKTDDTQ; encoded by the coding sequence ATGAACACACCGCCCGTCATTCTCGCCATAGCAGGTTCCGACCCCTCCGGCGGAGCCGGCATACAGGCCGACATCAAAACCGTCTCGGCGCTGGGAGGCTATGCCGCCGCAGCCGTCACGGCCATTACCGTACAGAATACCCGCGGGGTGGCGCAGGTGGAGTACCTCTCCCCCGAAACGGTCGGACGCCAATGCGGGGCCGTCATCGAAGACCTCTCCCCGGATGCCGTCAAAATCGGCATGACAGGCACGCCCGCCATCATCTCCGCCATCGCGGAGGTATTGGAACGATACGGATGCCGGAACGTGGTCTTCGACCCCGTGGCCCTTTCCACGAGCGGCAAAATACTAACCCAGCCCGACGCCCTTGAAACCGCCTGCAACCGTCTATTTCCGCTCTGCCGGGTGGTGACGCCCAACCTGCCCGAAGCATCGCTGCTCACGGGAGAGCCCATCACTGACGAGGAGGAAATGCGCCGTGCGGCCCGGCTGCTCCACGAACGCTACGGCTGCGCCTTCCTGATAAAGGGCGGCCACCTCGGCGCAGACCGGCCCACCGACATCCTGTACGACGGACGGATGTACGCCTATACGGCCGACCGCATCGAGACCTCCAACCTCCACGGAACGGGCTGTACACTCTCGTCGGCCATCGCCACCCTGCTCGGCAGGGGGCTCCCGCTGGAGACGGCCGTAGGCAGGGCAAAGGAATACGTAACCGCCGCCATCGAAGCCGCACGCACCCTGCAAATCGGCCGGGGCAACGGCCCGCTCTGGCACTTCCCCGGCAAGACAGACGACACGCAATGA
- a CDS encoding thiamine diphosphokinase produces the protein MERRHFRMPDAATAPETVILADGEYPAEGIPATLLAQARYVVCCDGAADAYTARGGIPSAIVGDGDSIGRTTAQRFRDILHIVPDQETNDLTKAFSFCMEQGRRELTILGATGGREDHAIGNIALLADYARQADVQMVTPYGVFNAVEGAATFDSMPRQQVSIFTIVPGTRISVRGLRYTPPAEGFRSWWCGTLNEAETNTFAIETDGPALLFRTFLRKA, from the coding sequence ATGGAAAGACGACACTTCCGGATGCCTGACGCCGCAACAGCGCCCGAAACGGTTATCCTCGCCGACGGCGAATACCCCGCGGAGGGGATTCCCGCAACACTCCTCGCCCAGGCCCGCTATGTGGTGTGCTGCGACGGGGCGGCCGACGCCTATACCGCCCGCGGTGGCATCCCGTCGGCCATCGTGGGCGACGGCGACTCCATCGGCCGCACGACGGCCCAGCGGTTCCGGGACATCCTGCACATCGTCCCCGACCAGGAGACCAACGACCTTACGAAAGCTTTCTCCTTCTGCATGGAGCAGGGCCGCAGGGAGCTCACCATACTCGGTGCCACCGGCGGCCGCGAAGACCATGCGATAGGCAACATCGCCCTGCTGGCCGACTATGCCCGGCAGGCCGACGTACAAATGGTGACCCCCTACGGTGTCTTCAATGCCGTGGAAGGTGCGGCGACCTTCGACAGCATGCCCCGGCAGCAGGTCTCCATTTTCACCATCGTACCGGGCACACGCATCTCCGTCCGGGGCCTGCGCTACACTCCCCCCGCAGAGGGATTCCGTTCGTGGTGGTGCGGTACGCTGAACGAAGCCGAGACCAATACCTTCGCCATAGAGACCGACGGCCCCGCCCTCCTCTTCCGTACCTTCCTCCGCAAAGCGTGA
- the pnuC gene encoding nicotinamide riboside transporter PnuC produces MNYLETIGTAVGLAYLWLEYRASIWLWLAGIVMPAIYIFVYYSSGFYADMAVNVYYLGAGIYGWFMWRKRGGSGEEAPIARMPLRLVAPLAFLTAAVFAATAAMLVHFTDSTVPYGDSFTTALSITALWMLSRKYAEQWLVWIAVDIVSAGLYFYKGLCPTGVLYTLYAVAAVAGYFKWLKMMKNGKTTLPDA; encoded by the coding sequence ATGAACTATCTGGAGACAATCGGTACGGCCGTAGGACTCGCATACCTGTGGCTCGAATACAGGGCCAGCATCTGGCTCTGGCTCGCCGGCATCGTCATGCCGGCCATCTACATCTTCGTCTATTACAGTTCGGGATTCTATGCCGACATGGCCGTCAACGTCTATTACCTCGGTGCCGGCATATACGGTTGGTTCATGTGGAGAAAACGGGGCGGTTCCGGCGAAGAGGCTCCCATCGCGAGGATGCCCCTCCGCCTCGTCGCGCCGCTCGCGTTCCTTACGGCCGCAGTGTTCGCCGCGACAGCCGCCATGCTGGTGCACTTCACCGACAGCACAGTGCCCTACGGCGACAGTTTTACCACGGCGCTGAGCATTACCGCCCTGTGGATGCTCTCGCGCAAATATGCGGAGCAGTGGCTCGTGTGGATAGCGGTCGATATCGTCTCCGCAGGTCTGTACTTTTACAAGGGGCTCTGCCCCACCGGAGTTCTCTATACCCTGTATGCCGTCGCGGCAGTGGCGGGTTACTTCAAATGGTTAAAAATGATGAAAAATGGAAAGACGACACTTCCGGATGCCTGA